A genomic segment from Nitrospira sp. encodes:
- a CDS encoding sulfopyruvate decarboxylase subunit alpha: MIDSDVFVQALQDVGFDFFTGVPDSILGGIIETLMERRLYTPAVREDEAVAIAAGAYMAGKVPAVLMQNSGLGTSMNAIISLNVIYKQPCLLLISWRGFQGKDAPEHLVMGENMTQVLDSVKIPHRTISEQTLVDDLRWTAQTFMKERVPVALLLKKGIVKSLHP; encoded by the coding sequence ATGATCGATAGCGACGTATTCGTGCAGGCCCTACAGGACGTAGGCTTTGATTTCTTCACCGGTGTGCCGGACTCCATATTGGGCGGCATCATTGAAACCCTCATGGAGCGGCGTCTGTATACCCCTGCCGTGCGTGAGGACGAGGCGGTGGCCATAGCGGCCGGCGCCTATATGGCGGGCAAGGTGCCGGCGGTGCTCATGCAGAACTCGGGCCTGGGCACGTCCATGAACGCGATCATCTCGCTCAATGTCATCTACAAACAGCCCTGCCTACTGTTGATTTCGTGGCGCGGGTTTCAGGGCAAGGACGCGCCTGAACATCTGGTCATGGGCGAGAACATGACGCAAGTGCTGGACTCGGTGAAGATTCCGCATCGCACCATTTCCGAGCAAACGCTGGTGGACGACCTCCGGTGGACCGCGCAGACTTTCATGAAGGAGCGCGTGCCAGTGGCACTGCTGCTAAAAAAAGGTATCGTCAAGTCGCTCCATCCATGA
- a CDS encoding tetratricopeptide repeat protein, translated as MTTQIIFQVASGTAAQIFPSPPLTMPAQGRMGLMMVWAGLLLALICACPPSLWAKGDVPSGVHRNVTDAETHYNRGVGLQAKNKHRAAIAEYREAVRLQPDLVEAHYNLGVVLTAVDDQTGAIAAYRTAVQIRPGFAAAHHALGVALAKRGDLTSAIEEYRAALQYQPNLVVALQGLGAALHAKGDVPGAVAEYRAALKLNPDLVEAHYNLGLAFAALGDQTAAIEEYRTTVRLQPDNAPIYFHLGIALQAKRDLDGAIEAYRHAIRLQPGYAEAHHNLGFTLKTKGNLVGAIAEYQESLRLNANDAYTHHDLGLALQDKQDLDGAIKQYQIALKLKPDYATVHYNLGVALMAKSRPREAVPEFREYLRLAADTPGNRVGIDRAKTILKVLRQFEDKPKPAEAVAPPSKRGPL; from the coding sequence ATGACGACGCAGATCATATTCCAGGTCGCGTCCGGAACCGCCGCACAGATTTTCCCGTCTCCACCGTTGACCATGCCCGCTCAAGGCCGGATGGGACTAATGATGGTGTGGGCGGGGCTGTTGCTTGCACTGATATGTGCGTGCCCCCCCAGTCTCTGGGCCAAGGGGGATGTCCCATCCGGAGTCCACCGAAACGTCACGGATGCTGAAACCCACTACAATCGCGGCGTCGGTTTGCAGGCCAAAAATAAACATCGGGCCGCCATTGCTGAATATCGTGAGGCGGTGCGGCTCCAACCCGATCTGGTTGAAGCCCATTATAATCTGGGCGTGGTGCTCACGGCGGTGGACGATCAGACCGGTGCGATTGCTGCCTACCGGACCGCCGTCCAGATCCGGCCGGGATTCGCCGCCGCGCATCATGCGCTCGGCGTTGCGCTGGCCAAACGTGGGGATCTCACCAGTGCGATCGAGGAGTATCGCGCCGCGTTGCAATATCAGCCCAATCTCGTGGTTGCACTCCAGGGACTCGGCGCCGCGTTGCATGCGAAGGGCGATGTGCCGGGGGCCGTGGCCGAATACCGGGCGGCGTTGAAACTTAATCCGGATCTGGTGGAAGCGCACTACAATCTGGGCCTCGCGTTCGCCGCCTTAGGCGATCAGACGGCGGCGATCGAGGAGTACCGCACAACCGTACGTCTTCAGCCGGACAACGCGCCGATCTATTTCCATCTCGGGATCGCGCTGCAGGCCAAGCGCGACCTCGACGGTGCGATCGAGGCGTACCGCCACGCGATCCGCCTACAGCCGGGCTACGCCGAGGCCCATCACAACTTGGGCTTCACGCTCAAGACCAAGGGAAATTTAGTGGGCGCCATCGCTGAATATCAGGAATCCCTCCGTCTCAACGCCAACGACGCCTACACGCACCACGATTTAGGGCTAGCATTGCAAGATAAGCAGGATCTCGACGGTGCGATCAAGCAGTACCAAATCGCGCTGAAGCTCAAACCTGATTACGCCACGGTTCATTACAATTTGGGCGTGGCACTGATGGCGAAATCGCGCCCCAGAGAGGCGGTACCGGAGTTTCGCGAATATCTGCGGCTTGCGGCCGACACGCCGGGGAACCGGGTGGGTATCGACCGCGCGAAAACCATTCTGAAAGTGCTGAGGCAGTTCGAAGACAAGCCGAAGCCGGCCGAAGCGGTAGCTCCCCCCTCTAAGCGCGGCCCATTATAG
- a CDS encoding efflux RND transporter permease subunit, which translates to MWLTILALRNSVGILMLSLAMVVLGATSLQRLPVDLFPNISVPVVFVGVIYEGAPPVDIEQSVIYPIEKAVSSASNVEHVESFSKLGLGAVQVWFNWGADINVGQMEVMQRITQILNQLPPGVLQPFVVKFDVSNIPVAYVTVGSDNLDERALYDLAFNTIAPQIEQINNVAAATVEGGKIRQINISLDPALLHARGLSILDVVKSVKAANLILPSGDIKAGNLDYNVFTNNQFKTVEPIHDVVVKVDSRGNPVRVRDLGIVTDSSDIQTNIVRIDSQRGVYLRVNKQPIANTVEVVDALQRTLPNMIGIPPGVKLGISFDQSLYIRMAIKNLTEQALHGSLLAAAVILLFLRNLTSTAIISIAIPLSILVTFIVMFFSGMTLNIFTLGGLALGVGRLVDDSIVELENIQRHLNKDPSRWHAIVNAAREVAMPIFVSTVTTVVVFLPMFFVIGIARLLLIPLTLTIAISLFTSFFISRTVTPCLCYKFLKPEEEAARNLPDWWRRFIERSRRYYERLDDGYQQALDWTLSHRKTVIGSILTLFLGTLALLPFIGSEFIPVTDESQFRIVVRAPVGQRVEKTEHQVAEIEKVLRENIRPEELDTIVSSTGVLQQGRSSLFNPNTGPHTSLVQAYLVSPDKRTRSQVQIMNDVRPKITKLFPGVAMFFDPGGIVKRVTSFGSQKAVDVEIYGYEFEKARTAIKQVEAVMHEVKGLADIEVSREENYPELNVQVDREKAALLGISETDVANAVLYSMVGNGRTDPIIYTDPQTGNEYYISAWLAEQYRKELSDLENNVILTARTGEPVLLKNLALIKFNAGPVKIERKYFQRVIHITANPVGRDLGSIGNELDERFAQLQLPPGFGIRLAGQIQQQRETREGLLFATLLAILLVYMVMAAQFKSLVDPFIIMFSIPLGLAGVWLILFLTSTTISTTSMMGVIMMLGIVVSNGVLLVDYTNVLRRRGLALREAIVLASRTRLRPILMTSLATVVGLAPMALGWGVGGETNAPLARSVVGGLSVSTILTLFLIPTLYMILEERFPRKSDPMLGDGPPTLQS; encoded by the coding sequence ATGTGGCTGACGATCCTCGCGCTCCGCAACAGCGTCGGCATTTTGATGCTCTCCCTTGCCATGGTGGTCCTGGGAGCGACGTCGCTCCAGCGCCTGCCGGTGGACCTCTTCCCGAACATTTCCGTGCCAGTGGTCTTCGTCGGTGTCATCTACGAAGGGGCGCCGCCGGTGGATATCGAACAAAGTGTCATCTATCCGATTGAGAAAGCCGTCAGTTCGGCCTCGAACGTCGAGCACGTCGAGTCTTTTTCAAAACTTGGGCTGGGCGCGGTACAGGTCTGGTTCAACTGGGGAGCCGACATCAACGTGGGCCAGATGGAGGTGATGCAGCGCATCACCCAGATTCTCAATCAATTGCCTCCAGGCGTCTTGCAGCCCTTCGTCGTCAAGTTCGACGTCTCCAACATCCCCGTGGCCTACGTCACGGTCGGCAGCGACAACCTGGACGAACGCGCACTCTACGACCTGGCCTTCAATACCATCGCGCCGCAGATTGAGCAGATCAACAACGTGGCCGCGGCCACGGTCGAGGGTGGCAAGATCCGCCAAATCAACATCAGTCTTGACCCGGCACTCTTGCACGCGCGCGGCCTATCCATTCTGGACGTTGTCAAATCCGTCAAGGCCGCCAATCTGATTCTGCCGTCTGGCGACATCAAAGCGGGCAATCTCGATTACAACGTCTTCACGAACAATCAGTTCAAGACCGTTGAGCCGATCCACGACGTCGTCGTAAAAGTGGACTCACGAGGCAACCCGGTACGGGTGCGCGATCTGGGAATCGTCACTGATTCCTCCGACATCCAGACCAACATTGTACGCATCGACAGTCAGCGCGGGGTCTACCTCCGCGTAAACAAGCAACCGATCGCCAACACGGTGGAGGTGGTCGACGCACTCCAGCGCACCCTGCCCAACATGATCGGGATCCCCCCCGGCGTGAAACTAGGCATTTCGTTCGACCAGTCGCTCTACATCCGCATGGCGATCAAGAACCTAACCGAGCAGGCCTTGCATGGCTCGCTGCTGGCGGCGGCGGTCATTCTGCTGTTCCTCCGCAATTTGACCAGCACGGCCATCATCTCTATCGCCATCCCTCTCTCGATCCTGGTGACGTTCATTGTCATGTTCTTCAGCGGTATGACGCTCAACATCTTCACACTTGGCGGGCTGGCGCTCGGCGTCGGCCGTCTGGTGGACGACTCGATCGTCGAGCTGGAAAACATCCAGCGACATCTCAACAAGGATCCCTCTCGCTGGCACGCCATCGTGAACGCAGCCCGCGAGGTGGCCATGCCAATTTTCGTATCCACCGTGACAACTGTCGTGGTGTTTCTCCCGATGTTTTTCGTCATCGGTATTGCACGGCTGCTGCTCATCCCACTTACGCTCACGATCGCTATCTCACTGTTCACATCGTTCTTCATCTCGCGGACGGTCACGCCCTGCCTCTGCTACAAGTTCCTCAAGCCGGAGGAGGAAGCCGCGCGCAATCTGCCCGACTGGTGGCGCCGCTTTATCGAGCGCAGCCGGCGGTATTACGAACGGCTGGATGACGGCTACCAGCAGGCGCTGGACTGGACGCTATCGCACCGCAAGACGGTCATCGGCTCGATTCTGACGCTATTTCTAGGCACCTTGGCCCTGCTGCCGTTCATTGGTTCTGAGTTCATCCCCGTCACCGATGAAAGCCAATTCCGCATCGTCGTGCGCGCGCCGGTGGGTCAGCGGGTGGAAAAAACGGAGCACCAGGTAGCGGAGATCGAAAAGGTCCTCCGGGAAAACATCCGGCCGGAGGAATTGGACACGATCGTCTCCAGCACCGGTGTGCTCCAGCAAGGCCGTTCGTCGCTGTTCAACCCTAACACCGGTCCGCACACCTCGCTTGTGCAAGCCTACCTGGTCTCGCCGGACAAGCGGACGAGAAGTCAGGTCCAGATCATGAACGACGTCCGACCGAAGATCACCAAGCTCTTTCCCGGCGTCGCCATGTTCTTTGACCCTGGAGGGATCGTCAAGCGCGTGACCAGCTTCGGCTCGCAGAAGGCGGTGGATGTCGAAATCTACGGCTATGAATTTGAGAAAGCCCGGACCGCCATCAAACAGGTGGAGGCGGTGATGCACGAGGTTAAGGGCCTGGCTGACATTGAAGTCAGCCGGGAAGAAAACTATCCGGAGCTCAACGTGCAGGTGGACCGCGAGAAGGCTGCACTGCTGGGCATTAGCGAGACCGACGTCGCCAACGCCGTCCTCTACTCAATGGTCGGCAACGGCCGAACTGATCCGATCATCTACACCGATCCACAGACTGGCAACGAGTATTACATCAGTGCCTGGCTAGCCGAGCAATATCGAAAGGAGCTGAGCGACCTCGAAAACAACGTAATCCTGACGGCGCGAACCGGCGAGCCGGTACTGCTCAAGAACTTGGCCTTGATCAAGTTCAACGCCGGACCAGTGAAAATCGAGCGCAAATACTTCCAGCGTGTCATCCATATCACCGCCAACCCGGTCGGGCGCGACCTCGGCAGCATCGGCAATGAGCTCGACGAGCGGTTCGCGCAATTACAATTGCCGCCGGGCTTCGGTATCCGGCTGGCCGGCCAGATCCAGCAGCAGCGCGAAACGAGGGAGGGCCTCCTCTTCGCAACCCTTCTTGCCATATTGCTCGTCTACATGGTCATGGCCGCGCAGTTCAAATCGCTGGTCGACCCCTTCATCATCATGTTCTCAATTCCGCTTGGACTCGCTGGCGTTTGGCTGATTCTCTTCCTAACCAGTACGACAATCTCGACGACTTCGATGATGGGCGTAATCATGATGCTGGGCATCGTCGTCTCGAACGGCGTGTTGCTGGTGGATTACACCAACGTGCTGCGGCGGCGTGGCCTGGCCCTGCGCGAAGCCATCGTGCTCGCGTCGCGGACGCGGTTGCGGCCGATCCTCATGACCTCGCTGGCAACCGTGGTCGGTCTGGCTCCGATGGCGCTGGGCTGGGGCGTGGGCGGGGAAACCAACGCGCCGCTGGCGCGCTCGGTGGTCGGAGGGCTCAGCGTCTCGACGATTTTGACGCTGTTTCTGATCCCGACGCTCTACATGATTCTCGAAGAACGTTTCCCGCGCAAATCCGATCCGATGCTGGGCGATGGACCGCCCACACTGCAGAGTTGA
- a CDS encoding TetR/AcrR family transcriptional regulator — protein sequence MPSMKKNGKRKASGQERQAGIIAAAAALFARRGFTGATTKAIARTAGCSEALVFKYFPTKRALYAAILAEKVPLGEMMVAVEDAAKKKDDRLVFTTLARHRIRRNADPTLLRLLLFSALEGHELSKMFFKNQHRVFYDYLAAYIEQRTRDGAFRRVDPLLGARSFMGLIAHHRLLHELFGVALHRSQEECIESYVSLFLNGIQTNGGKTSA from the coding sequence ATGCCAAGCATGAAGAAGAACGGCAAGCGGAAGGCGTCCGGACAGGAGCGGCAGGCAGGTATCATCGCGGCGGCGGCGGCGCTCTTCGCGCGGCGCGGCTTCACCGGCGCGACGACCAAGGCGATTGCCAGAACCGCCGGCTGCAGCGAGGCGCTGGTTTTCAAATACTTCCCGACCAAGCGCGCGCTCTACGCGGCCATTTTGGCCGAGAAGGTCCCGCTTGGAGAGATGATGGTCGCCGTGGAGGATGCGGCGAAAAAGAAGGACGACCGGCTTGTCTTTACCACCCTTGCCCGCCACCGCATCCGGCGCAATGCCGACCCAACCCTCCTGCGCCTGCTGCTTTTCAGCGCGCTGGAAGGGCACGAACTCTCAAAGATGTTCTTCAAGAATCAACACCGGGTCTTCTACGATTACCTCGCGGCCTACATTGAACAGCGCACCCGCGATGGCGCATTCCGCCGTGTAGATCCCCTGCTCGGCGCCCGCTCCTTCATGGGCCTGATTGCGCACCATCGGCTGCTGCATGAACTGTTCGGCGTGGCTCTGCACCGGTCCCAGGAAGAGTGCATTGAGAGCTACGTCTCGCTGTTCCTTAACGGCATTCAAACGAACGGCGGAAAGACCAGCGCATGA
- a CDS encoding phosphoenolpyruvate mutase, translating into MHQATKLRELLKRPGAIKIVGAHDALSAKLIERAGFDGVWASGFAISASLKCIPDASFIDSSEQLAVERRIAETINIPIVADCDTGYGNALNVMRTVSDRERVGVAAICIEDNVYPKRCSFYAGVRRELIPIKEHCGKIKAAKAAQTVPDFMVIARTEALIAGWGKDEAIKRAEAYAEAGADAILIHSKSKTFDELKSVYRALSCRVPIVVVPTIFDQTTAKEMEDAGVKIIIYANQPVRAAIRNMRDTLELIKKDTRPGVANDRIVTLPEVYDIVGVPQMEEDEKNFLPVGGEKITTIIAAAGFEKQLLPLIEDKPKCLLDIKGKTILERQVAALNDCNIKDIALVRGYKKNAINLSNIKYYDNDRYEETGELYSIFCAEPAMKGRCLFLYGDIIFDAAVLEKLLKCPADMAIVVDLAWSDRPKTGTPPPHLKPDLVTLEHAPSAGGTGRFVMPDNQPRVRKIGQHIAHGQAHGEFIGMAMLSEKATEAFKQAYHDAGQKTGKGFHEAPTLQKASLTDLLQELIDRGQTVEAVPIYKGWMEVDSFEEYQQAWARLRQ; encoded by the coding sequence ATGCATCAAGCCACCAAACTGCGTGAACTTCTGAAGCGCCCCGGCGCAATCAAAATTGTCGGTGCCCACGACGCGCTCAGCGCCAAGCTGATCGAGCGTGCGGGCTTCGACGGCGTCTGGGCCAGCGGATTCGCCATCTCCGCCTCGCTCAAGTGCATTCCGGATGCGAGCTTCATTGATTCTAGCGAACAACTCGCCGTCGAACGCCGCATCGCTGAAACGATCAACATTCCGATTGTCGCTGACTGCGATACTGGCTACGGTAACGCGCTGAACGTCATGCGCACGGTGAGCGACCGTGAGCGCGTGGGTGTGGCCGCCATCTGCATTGAAGACAACGTCTATCCCAAACGCTGCAGCTTCTACGCCGGCGTCCGCCGCGAGTTGATTCCCATCAAAGAGCATTGCGGCAAGATCAAGGCAGCCAAGGCCGCGCAGACCGTGCCAGACTTCATGGTGATCGCTCGCACGGAGGCGTTGATTGCGGGCTGGGGCAAGGACGAAGCTATCAAGCGCGCAGAGGCCTACGCAGAAGCTGGTGCGGACGCGATCCTGATTCATTCCAAATCGAAAACTTTCGACGAGCTTAAGTCAGTTTACAGGGCGCTCTCGTGTCGGGTCCCGATCGTCGTCGTACCGACCATCTTCGACCAGACCACAGCGAAGGAAATGGAAGACGCAGGCGTCAAGATTATCATCTATGCCAACCAGCCGGTGCGCGCGGCCATCCGGAACATGCGCGATACGCTGGAGCTGATCAAGAAGGACACGCGGCCCGGCGTGGCCAACGACCGCATCGTCACCCTGCCGGAAGTCTACGACATTGTCGGTGTCCCGCAGATGGAGGAGGATGAGAAGAACTTTCTGCCTGTGGGCGGTGAGAAGATCACGACGATCATCGCGGCGGCAGGGTTTGAAAAACAGCTCCTGCCCCTGATCGAGGACAAACCCAAGTGCCTGCTGGACATCAAGGGCAAGACCATTCTCGAACGGCAGGTGGCGGCGCTCAACGATTGCAACATCAAGGACATTGCCCTCGTCCGCGGCTACAAAAAAAACGCGATCAACCTTTCCAACATCAAGTACTACGACAACGACCGCTATGAGGAAACCGGCGAGCTCTACTCAATCTTTTGCGCTGAACCGGCCATGAAAGGTCGCTGTCTCTTCCTTTATGGCGACATCATCTTTGACGCGGCTGTACTGGAAAAACTCTTGAAGTGCCCAGCGGATATGGCCATCGTGGTCGACTTGGCCTGGTCGGATCGACCGAAGACCGGCACCCCGCCGCCGCATCTCAAGCCGGACCTCGTGACATTGGAGCATGCTCCGTCAGCAGGCGGCACGGGCCGCTTCGTCATGCCGGACAACCAGCCGCGCGTGCGCAAGATCGGCCAGCACATCGCCCACGGCCAAGCGCATGGCGAGTTCATCGGCATGGCAATGCTCTCCGAAAAAGCCACGGAAGCCTTCAAGCAGGCCTATCACGACGCAGGCCAAAAAACCGGCAAGGGCTTCCACGAAGCGCCTACGCTCCAGAAAGCCTCCCTCACCGACCTCCTCCAGGAACTGATCGACCGCGGCCAGACCGTCGAGGCCGTGCCCATCTACAAGGGGTGGATGGAAGTGGATTCGTTCGAGGAATATCAGCAGGCCTGGGCCAGGCTTCGTCAGTAA
- a CDS encoding sulfopyruvate decarboxylase subunit beta, producing MRPEEGTMQSRARAIAALLEQLKDEPVIICNGFPSREAHKIADRATHFYMIGSMGVAAAIGLGVALHKPNKKVVVFDGDGNVLMGMGTLATVAALRPKNFVHVVLDNEVYGTTGNQPTISNVVRLEHIAKAAGYVHVERVIEREDIVYEFKEMLKKDGPSMLLIKVTEQTEDADRVLIEPHDMTQRFKKAIE from the coding sequence ATGAGACCCGAAGAAGGCACCATGCAGAGCCGCGCGCGGGCGATCGCCGCGCTGCTGGAGCAGTTGAAGGACGAACCGGTCATCATCTGCAACGGCTTTCCGTCGCGTGAGGCGCATAAGATTGCGGACCGGGCGACGCATTTCTACATGATCGGCTCCATGGGCGTAGCGGCAGCCATCGGCCTTGGCGTGGCGCTGCACAAGCCGAATAAGAAGGTCGTCGTGTTCGACGGGGACGGCAACGTGCTCATGGGCATGGGGACGCTGGCGACCGTCGCCGCTCTGAGGCCGAAAAATTTTGTGCACGTCGTGCTGGATAACGAAGTCTACGGCACCACGGGCAATCAGCCGACAATTTCGAACGTCGTGCGGCTGGAGCACATTGCAAAGGCGGCCGGCTACGTTCACGTCGAGCGCGTCATTGAGCGTGAGGACATCGTCTACGAGTTCAAGGAGATGCTTAAGAAGGACGGCCCCAGCATGCTGCTCATCAAGGTGACCGAGCAGACCGAGGATGCCGACCGCGTACTGATCGAGCCGCACGATATGACGCAGCGGTTTAAGAAAGCGATTGAATAG
- a CDS encoding phosphocholine cytidylyltransferase family protein, whose translation MKAIILAAGVGKRLWPVTQHHPKCLIQFGGQPLIVRYLRSLAAVGVRQAVLVVGYKNKMIQAAVGSGLHGVAVRYLESDQYQRGSITSLWRAREELNGDAVIMDADVLFHQQILERLVKSSHANALLMDESVKQTGEECMVVSQGGRVIALTKKIPEQYDLAGEGVGFLKVRGTDTGTLIKSVGAYVERGKLDMEYEDALLEFFRDVRVGFERIGGLPWTEIDFEDDIAKAEREILPKMEG comes from the coding sequence ATGAAAGCGATCATCCTGGCGGCAGGTGTAGGAAAACGGCTCTGGCCGGTCACGCAACATCACCCCAAGTGTTTGATCCAGTTTGGTGGGCAGCCGCTCATCGTGCGCTACCTCCGGTCGCTCGCGGCTGTGGGCGTTCGGCAGGCGGTCCTCGTCGTCGGGTATAAAAATAAAATGATCCAGGCAGCCGTCGGGTCGGGGCTGCACGGCGTCGCGGTGCGCTATCTCGAGAGCGATCAGTACCAGAGAGGCAGTATCACCTCGCTGTGGCGCGCTCGCGAAGAATTGAACGGCGACGCTGTGATCATGGATGCCGATGTGCTGTTTCATCAGCAGATTCTCGAACGCTTGGTGAAGTCGTCTCACGCGAACGCGCTCTTGATGGATGAATCGGTGAAGCAGACCGGCGAAGAGTGCATGGTGGTCTCCCAGGGTGGGCGGGTGATCGCACTGACGAAGAAAATCCCGGAGCAGTACGATCTGGCTGGGGAGGGCGTCGGGTTTCTGAAGGTCCGTGGTACGGACACGGGGACGCTCATCAAATCCGTGGGCGCCTATGTGGAGCGCGGCAAGCTGGACATGGAGTATGAGGACGCCCTGCTGGAGTTTTTCCGAGACGTGAGGGTCGGCTTCGAGCGGATCGGGGGGCTGCCCTGGACCGAAATCGACTTCGAGGACGACATCGCGAAAGCCGAGCGGGAGATTCTGCCAAAAATGGAAGGCTAG
- a CDS encoding efflux RND transporter periplasmic adaptor subunit, which yields MNRLRLHPLVTIFVVILLVLAGLITFKLTSSGAKSDQRKGRVITVSTATPVRQDLDVRLEYTADIGPYQMVNLFSRVDGYIAKMYVDKGDVVKADQLLVEIDHTDYLHAVNRAKANLASAQAEVLKQDANLRNTKLTLDRMKALIKDQFVSQQDLDTAQVNFDGVSAQLEAARAQVKQMEVALQQAETNLAYSYIRAPFNGYVAERNLDPGAYVTGSTASTSTMSRGILSLHDIETVRTLIEVVEKDIPLVRIGQPAEIRAEAYPDRTFTGTVTRTVQAVNRNTRTMTVEVDLANKDRLLKGGMFARVALKVGVHRNAIQIPIDAVTRLEDNQYVYVVREGKARQVAVDLGARSEHRVEITRGLTGDEQVIVSGKDLVSDGTVVEVHPLETDVKRPL from the coding sequence ATGAACCGGCTGCGGCTCCACCCCCTCGTCACCATCTTTGTCGTAATCCTGCTCGTGCTGGCCGGTCTGATCACGTTCAAGCTAACCAGCAGCGGGGCCAAGAGTGACCAGCGTAAGGGCCGCGTGATCACGGTCAGCACGGCCACGCCGGTGCGGCAGGATTTGGACGTCCGCCTCGAGTACACGGCTGATATCGGCCCCTATCAAATGGTCAACCTCTTTTCGCGCGTGGATGGCTACATCGCTAAGATGTACGTGGACAAGGGTGACGTCGTGAAGGCCGATCAATTGCTAGTGGAGATTGACCACACGGATTATCTCCATGCCGTCAATCGGGCCAAAGCCAATCTGGCGTCGGCCCAGGCCGAGGTCCTGAAACAGGACGCCAATCTCCGTAACACCAAACTGACGCTCGACCGTATGAAGGCGCTGATCAAGGATCAATTTGTCTCGCAGCAGGATTTGGATACAGCGCAGGTGAATTTCGACGGAGTGTCGGCGCAGCTCGAGGCGGCACGCGCACAGGTGAAACAGATGGAGGTGGCACTGCAACAGGCCGAGACCAATCTGGCCTATTCCTACATCCGCGCGCCCTTCAACGGCTATGTCGCCGAGCGCAATCTCGATCCTGGCGCCTACGTGACTGGCTCAACGGCTAGCACCTCGACCATGTCGCGCGGCATCCTGAGTCTGCACGATATCGAAACCGTTCGCACACTAATCGAGGTAGTCGAAAAAGATATCCCCCTCGTGAGGATTGGCCAGCCAGCGGAGATTCGCGCCGAAGCTTATCCGGACCGTACCTTCACCGGCACGGTGACGCGAACCGTGCAGGCCGTCAATCGCAACACGCGCACGATGACCGTGGAGGTGGATCTGGCGAATAAGGACCGCCTACTCAAGGGCGGCATGTTCGCTCGCGTAGCGCTCAAGGTGGGCGTGCACCGGAATGCGATTCAGATTCCAATTGATGCCGTCACTCGACTCGAAGACAACCAGTACGTCTATGTGGTGCGCGAGGGCAAGGCACGCCAAGTCGCCGTCGACCTAGGCGCCCGCAGCGAGCACAGGGTCGAGATCACGAGGGGGCTGACCGGAGACGAGCAGGTGATCGTCTCCGGTAAGGACCTCGTCAGCGACGGCACCGTCGTCGAAGTCCACCCACTGGAAACCGACGTGAAGCGGCCCTTATAA
- a CDS encoding aminotransferase class V-fold PLP-dependent enzyme → MILLNPGPVNVTERVRKALHKPDICHREPECAELLQGIRHKLLKAFVPGAESEYTAVLLTSSGTAAVEAAALSSLPHGKRMLVINNGVYGERISSMIGVHRLGVAELKMDWTKRPDPEQLRLALRQHQEVHVVAMVHHETTTGLINPIKEIAEVVDSQNRAFLVDSVSGLAGEALDIAGSKLYMVAGTAGKCIQGFPGMSFVLIRKGFMERMKGYPMRSWYLHLPHYYEDNQAAAIPFTPAVQVAYAFNEALDELLEEGVATRIQRYKKVSAKIRERMKALGVKPLLPANHQSNTITCFHLPEGLAYQTLHDRLKEQGYVIYAGQGKLESKVFRIANMGALSVQDVDGFLAAFQKVLETSTIRT, encoded by the coding sequence ATGATTCTTCTCAATCCCGGACCGGTCAATGTCACTGAGCGTGTCCGCAAGGCGCTCCACAAGCCCGATATCTGCCATCGTGAGCCGGAATGCGCGGAACTGCTGCAGGGCATCCGGCACAAACTCCTGAAAGCGTTCGTACCAGGAGCGGAATCTGAGTACACGGCCGTGCTGCTGACCAGCTCGGGCACCGCCGCCGTCGAAGCCGCGGCGCTCTCCTCCCTCCCGCACGGCAAGCGGATGCTTGTAATCAACAACGGTGTCTATGGTGAACGAATTTCCAGCATGATCGGTGTGCACCGCCTGGGCGTGGCTGAGCTGAAGATGGACTGGACGAAACGGCCCGATCCGGAACAATTACGGCTGGCGCTGCGGCAGCACCAGGAAGTGCACGTAGTGGCGATGGTGCACCACGAAACAACGACGGGGTTGATCAATCCGATAAAAGAGATTGCCGAGGTAGTGGATAGCCAGAACCGCGCCTTTCTCGTGGACTCGGTTAGCGGACTGGCGGGCGAGGCGCTCGACATCGCAGGCTCGAAGCTCTACATGGTTGCCGGGACGGCAGGCAAATGTATCCAGGGTTTTCCCGGCATGTCCTTCGTGCTGATTCGCAAGGGATTCATGGAACGGATGAAGGGCTATCCCATGCGTTCCTGGTACCTGCACCTGCCTCATTATTATGAGGACAATCAAGCGGCGGCCATCCCCTTCACGCCGGCCGTGCAGGTGGCGTATGCGTTCAACGAAGCGCTTGATGAATTGCTCGAGGAGGGCGTGGCCACTCGCATCCAGCGGTATAAAAAAGTCTCTGCGAAAATCCGTGAGCGCATGAAGGCGCTGGGCGTCAAGCCGCTGCTGCCGGCTAATCATCAGTCCAACACGATCACCTGCTTCCATCTGCCTGAGGGCCTAGCCTATCAGACGCTGCACGATCGCCTGAAAGAACAGGGCTATGTGATCTATGCGGGGCAAGGAAAATTGGAGAGCAAAGTGTTTCGCATTGCCAATATGGGCGCCCTATCTGTGCAGGACGTGGACGGATTTCTCGCTGCATTTCAAAAAGTATTGGAAACCTCGACCATCCGCACATGA